The Tubulanus polymorphus chromosome 1, tnTubPoly1.2, whole genome shotgun sequence genome contains a region encoding:
- the LOC141906800 gene encoding uncharacterized protein LOC141906800 isoform X11, whose product MYHSNKANSDVGTMGRKLDLSHLSEEECESILQVIQRDFALREKEKERIQKSQTELITENEKRKLLSASSKFNENCCIRCCATFGLFFNRKRVCHGCRFNVCSNCSEPDKHDKLFICTICVKQRDLLTQSCDWFYTDVNKRFKRFGSAKVVRSLHKRESDSASDCGGYKHTYSDRPRPTVQDVRKSADEPVIQASSDVGVNSEIPDGENKSRALVDSRISAEISSSEHSHSAPIISHPSGANKKLENGDYDWLQSDNTKELFGQARLEKWLDSTENSVEQMIAEQRDAALSSYSPEDHLLNAKNSQLQRYQHELMDVRGQIEKLLASNTTENGHSAINAENLVLVPLKIRISNALRNLAQGLYMAHNTGDEEFNDNEVNKQVQEAVIEVVETYVGEKINLPVDEFDELTSSDDGSVVESIPESHTSQAPVQDSLAQAIVVKIINDYNEAEDAKIAKIKEEEAIRELEELALFSQEIQSHVQITKPVVKEVIEEVNSDDEKDSAEEEEIVPLSVEREQYMRTPTEFFDKNEIVSNNYNQEPPSPNFGPHPNFVQTQLLGKSSPLPSFEPSPLGYDEIDFDNFSSLKFGTSDINGEEHLGDNGDEDIDGEFKANNWLLKGTMGDEEYKMDTSSSGFKITMPQFSHRASPMVGNREVDELSDLTSVGADDLTDDDEGGDNDTVASLSSVEELEEETEHCDKNLRKSAELPVTSSESNSSQTVDMDVKNDNVNIDDDNSVSAGVERTENKTAFDEKTGVLNNVIIKAVENVVVSQDVCTDPVFDRLPVDISVPEGEMMRFSCQVSGTSPIDVFWYRDGGKDIDQLEDNDKYDIYRHGNDFYLDVYDTCEKDAGGYLCIGINEQGQCSHTVQGRVTANLLDKHKPEFIKSLEDVEVIEGQTAKFFVKVKGYPIAKVTWYKDGKKIKANDEKFKMIKIGNRHHELVISCAMIEEDAEYAVIASNVVGKAKTYAQLIVEPAPQQQAESPKRPMSLPIASSTLNSSTSEVNKLDSLSYKVTKTRSNVTNTAENVLTSAQKISDIDRDLDEMENRLDNMETNVMSTNAVLKNNRYLDDDDDSIEDILARYTEKKKAAANIRAVTSTAMDVLADAEPTTVKETPRFSTPVVQAIIKSDKTNVSTGQYNLNQVNSNNNYITEDTTADENEVQLTNYRSVSSSPPPIPALNENPTTSLQPESVTESQYSQPLSIEIDNAAYHKPQEQRLKPNVHKLAPNIPSNDNDGDMLIDCGLKRVDSKRYKRDYHINRAAVAEKKNSNINPPPPHQQDTNEVVKNVTEKLENFVCETEDEPSQAAVSSPAACEEDENQKYVYMVAGDMFSLEEKIKKLESKINDVGDDTSPEVIAALEEEVARAVAQVSQSEKRHFSRSIHSTPRLTRLQTLACLPVQQLLLI is encoded by the exons ATGT atcACTCGAATAAAGCAAACTCAGACGTCGGAACGATGGGAAGAAAATTAGATTTGTCGCATCTCTCAGAAGAAGAATGTGAAAGCATTCTGCAAGTTATACAAAGAGATTTTGCTCTTAGAGAGAAAGAAAAGGAGCGCATTCA AAAATCCCAAACCGAGCTCATTacggaaaatgaaaaacgaaaaCTTTTGAGCGCCAGTAGCAAATTCAACGAGAACTGTTGCATCCGATGTTGCGCAACGTTCGGATTATTTTTCAACCGAAAGCGAGTTTGCCACGGCTGTCGATTCAATGTGTGTAGTAATTGCTCTGAACCAGATAAACACGACAAATTGTTCATTTGTACTATTTGTGTCAAGCAGAG AGATTTACTCACACAATCCTGTGATTGGTTTTATACTGATGTCAATAAACGCTTTAAAAGATTCGGCAGCGCTAAAGTTGTGCGGTCTCTTCATAAACGCGAAT ctGATTCGGCGAGTGATTGCGGTGGATACAAACACACTTATTCAGACCGACCACGGCCGACAGTACAAG ACGTTCGTAAATCCGCAGATGAACCGGTAATTCAAGCGAGCTCCGATGTTGGCGTTAATTCAGAAATCCCTGACGGCGAAAATAAATCGCGTGCTCTCGTCGACTCCAGAATCAGTGCGGAGATATCTTCTTCGGAACATTCACATTCAGCACCGATCATTAGCCACCCCTCGGGCGCAAATAAAAAGCTAGAAAACGGTGATTACGACTGGCTGCAGTCGGACAACACGAAAGAATTGTTCGGGCAGGCGCGACTGGAAAAATGGCTTGATTCGACGGAGAATTCAGTCGAGCAGATGATTGCCGAACAACGTGATGCTGCATTGTCATCGT ATTCACCTGAAGATCATCTTTTGAACGCAAAAAATAGCCAATTACAAAGATACCAACATGAATTGATGGATGTAAGAggccaaattgaaaaattactaGCCAGCAACACTACAGAAAATGGTCATTCCGCGATAAATGCCG aaaatttggTTTTGGTACCCCTCAAAATACGCATCAGTAATGCACTTCGAAACTTAGCGCAAGGCTTGTATATGGCACACAACACAG GTGATGAAGAGTTTAACGATAATGAAGTCAACAAACAAGTTCAAGAGGCAGTAATCGAAGTGGTTGAAACGTATGTTggtgaaaaaatcaatttg CCAGTGGATGAATTTGATGAACTCACGTCAAGCGATGACGGTTCTGTTGTTGAATCAATACCAGAATCTCACACATCACAGGCACCGGTGCAAGATTCATTAGCTCAAGCTATTGTTGTCAAA ATAATCAATGATTACAATGAAGCTGAAGATGCTAAGATTGCGAAGATAAAAGAGGAAGAAGCGATTAGAGAGCTCGAAGAATTGGCTCTGTTTTCACAAGAAATTCAGTCGCATGTACAGATAACGAAGCCAGTTGTGAAAGAAGTCATTGAGGAAGTCAATTCGGATGATGAAAAAGACTCAGCTGAAGAAGAGGAAATTGTACCATTAAGCGTAGAACGGGAACAATACATGAGGACCCCGACTGAATTTTtcgacaaaaatgaaattgtttcaaataattataacCAAGAACCACCAAGTCCAAATTTCGGTCCTCATCCAAATTTCGTACAAACACAATTATTAGGGAAATCGTCACCATTGCCGAGTTTCGAGCCGTCTCCGTTAGGatatgatgaaattgatttcgaTAATTTTTCGTCGTTGAAGTTTGGCACATCAGATATCAACGGAGAGGAGCATTTGGGAGATAATGGTGACGAAGATATTGATGGTGAATTCAAGGCAAATAATTGGTTGTTAAAAGGCACAATGGGAGATGAGGAATATAAAATGGATACGTCCTCATCTGGATTTAAGATAACTATGCCACAGTTCAGTCATCGAGCTTCTCCCATGGTTGGAAACAG AGAAGTGGATGAACTTTCGGATTTGACAAGTGTTGGTGCAGATGATTTGACCGACGATGATGAAGGTGGTGATAATGATACCGTAGCCAGTTTATCGAGTGttgaagaattagaagaagAAACAGAGCACTGCGACAAAAATCTGCGGAAATCTGCAGAATTACCGGTCACTTCTTCAGAGTCGAATTCTAGTCAAACAGTTGATATGGATGTAAAAAATGACAATGTAAATATAGATGATGATAATAGTGTGTCTGCCGGTGTTGAAaggactgaaaataaaactgcaTTCGATGAAAAAACAGGTGTATTAAACAACGTGATTATAAAAGCTGTGGAGAATGTTGTTGTAAGTCAGGACGTTTGTACCGATCCTGTGTTCGATCGTTTGCCGGTAGATATAAGCGTTCCTGAGGGAGAGATGATGAGATTTTCTTGCCAAGTTTCCGGAACTTCTCCGATTG ACGTTTTTTGGTATCGAGATGGGGGAAAAGATATTGATCAGCTAGAAGACAATGATAAATACGATATCTATAGACATGGCAATGATTTTTATTTGGATGTGTATGATACCTGCGAGAAAGATGCTGGTGGCTATCTTTGTATTGGAATCAATGAACAAGGCCAATGTAGTCACACAGTACAAGGCAGAGTCACTG CTAATCTACTGGATAAACATAAACCTGAATTCATCAAATCCCTTGAAGATGTTGAAGTCATCGAAGGTCAAACTGCAAAATTTTTTGTCAAAGTCAAGGGATATCCGATTGCCAAAGTAACTTGGTACAAGGATGGTAAAAAGATCAAAGCTAATGATGAAAAGTTTAAGATGATCAAAATAGGAAATCGGCATCATGAATTAGTGATTAGCTGTGCAATGATTGAAGAAGATGCAGAGTATGCGGTCATTGCCAGTAATGTGGTAGGCAAGGCTAAAACTTATgcccaattgattgtggaacCAGCTCCTCAACAACAAGCAG AATCGCCTAAGAGGCCCATGTCTTTGCCTATTGCATCATCCACCCTCAATTCTAGTACGAGTGAAGTCAACAAATTAGACAGTTTATCGTACAAGGTTACCAAGACACGAAGCAATGTAACAAACACCGCAGAAAATGTGCTGACATCTGCTCAAAAG ATTTCGGACATTGATCGAGACcttgatgaaatggaaaatcgATTGGATAATATGGAGACAAATGTTATGTCTACTAATGCTGTACTAAAGAATAATCGTTATTtagatgacgatgatgacagTATTGAAGACATTTTAGCGAGATATACTGAGAAG aaaaaggCTGCTGCAAACATTCGAGCGGTTAcatcaacagcaatggatgTACTCGCTGATGCTGAACCAACAACAGTGAAAGAAACACCGAGATTTAGTACTCCAGTCGTTCAAGCTATAATAAAATCTGATAAAACGAATGTATCAACAGGGCAATATAACTTGAATCAAGTAAATTCAAACAATAATTATATCACTGAAGATACAACTGctgatgaaaatgaagttcAGTTAACAAATTATCGCAGTGTTTCCTCTTCACCGCCACCTATTCCTGCTTTGAATGAAAATCCCACCACTTCACTTCAACCTGAATCTGTCACTGAATCACAATATTCCCAACCGCTGTCGATTGAAATTGACAATGCTGCATACCACAAGCCACAAGAACAACGCTTAAAACCAAATGTTCATAAATTGGCGCCAAACATTCCGAGCAATGACAACGATGGGGATATGCTGATAGATTGTGGTCTGAAACGTGTTGATTCAAAACGGTATAAACGTGACTACCACATCAACAGAGCAGCAGTCGCTGAAAAGAAgaattctaatattaatcctccACCGCCGCACCAACAAGATACAAATGAAGTTGTGAAGAATGTTACTGagaaattggaaaattttgtCTGTGAAACAGAAGATGAG CCAAGTCAAGCAGCGGTATCATCTCCAGCAGCATGTGAGGAGGatgaaaatcagaaatat gtatATATGGTTGCCGGTGATATGTtttcattggaagaaaaaataaagaaattagaaTCGAAGATCAATGATGTTGGTGACGACACGTCTCCTGAGGTGATTGCTGCTCTTGAGGAAGAGGTTGCGCGAGCAGTCGCTCAGGTTTCACAGAGTGAAAAACGG CATTTCAGTCGCAGTATTCATTCAACTCCGAGGCTGACTCGGTTGCAGACTCTGGCCTGTCTACCGGTGCAACAACTCCTGTTGATTTGA
- the LOC141906800 gene encoding uncharacterized protein LOC141906800 isoform X9, protein MYHSNKANSDVGTMGRKLDLSHLSEEECESILQVIQRDFALREKEKERIQKSQTELITENEKRKLLSASSKFNENCCIRCCATFGLFFNRKRVCHGCRFNVCSNCSEPDKHDKLFICTICVKQRDLLTQSCDWFYTDVNKRFKRFGSAKVVRSLHKRESDSASDCGGYKHTYSDRPRPTVQDVRKSADEPVIQASSDVGVNSEIPDGENKSRALVDSRISAEISSSEHSHSAPIISHPSGANKKLENGDYDWLQSDNTKELFGQARLEKWLDSTENSVEQMIAEQRDAALSSYSPEDHLLNAKNSQLQRYQHELMDVRGQIEKLLASNTTENGHSAINAENLVLVPLKIRISNALRNLAQGLYMAHNTGDEEFNDNEVNKQVQEAVIEVVETYVGEKINLPVDEFDELTSSDDGSVVESIPESHTSQAPVQDSLAQAIVVKIINDYNEAEDAKIAKIKEEEAIRELEELALFSQEIQSHVQITKPVVKEVIEEVNSDDEKDSAEEEEIVPLSVEREQYMRTPTEFFDKNEIVSNNYNQEPPSPNFGPHPNFVQTQLLGKSSPLPSFEPSPLGYDEIDFDNFSSLKFGTSDINGEEHLGDNGDEDIDGEFKANNWLLKGTMGDEEYKMDTSSSGFKITMPQFSHRASPMVGNREVDELSDLTSVGADDLTDDDEGGDNDTVASLSSVEELEEETEHCDKNLRKSAELPVTSSESNSSQTVDMDVKNDNVNIDDDNSVSAGVERTENKTAFDEKTGVLNNVIIKAVENVVVSQDVCTDPVFDRLPVDISVPEGEMMRFSCQVSGTSPIDVFWYRDGGKDIDQLEDNDKYDIYRHGNDFYLDVYDTCEKDAGGYLCIGINEQGQCSHTVQGRVTANLLDKHKPEFIKSLEDVEVIEGQTAKFFVKVKGYPIAKVTWYKDGKKIKANDEKFKMIKIGNRHHELVISCAMIEEDAEYAVIASNVVGKAKTYAQLIVEPAPQQQAESPKRPMSLPIASSTLNSSTSEVNKLDSLSYKVTKTRSNVTNTAENVLTSAQKISDIDRDLDEMENRLDNMETNVMSTNAVLKNNRYLDDDDDSIEDILARYTEKKKAAANIRAVTSTAMDVLADAEPTTVKETPRFSTPVVQAIIKSDKTNVSTGQYNLNQVNSNNNYITEDTTADENEVQLTNYRSVSSSPPPIPALNENPTTSLQPESVTESQYSQPLSIEIDNAAYHKPQEQRLKPNVHKLAPNIPSNDNDGDMLIDCGLKRVDSKRYKRDYHINRAAVAEKKNSNINPPPPHQQDTNEVVKNVTEKLENFVCETEDEPSQAAVSSPAACEEDENQKYVYMVAGDMFSLEEKIKKLESKINDVGDDTSPEVIAALEEEVARAVAQVSQSEKRVAHIESHVGDLNNIVSNPAFQSQYSFNSEADSVADSGLSTGATTPVDLMSPRSSLEQSSPISYPSSVNEENVPLPSVKRLSAIFDSAPALPSPKSAHCKRVTHDPIL, encoded by the exons ATGT atcACTCGAATAAAGCAAACTCAGACGTCGGAACGATGGGAAGAAAATTAGATTTGTCGCATCTCTCAGAAGAAGAATGTGAAAGCATTCTGCAAGTTATACAAAGAGATTTTGCTCTTAGAGAGAAAGAAAAGGAGCGCATTCA AAAATCCCAAACCGAGCTCATTacggaaaatgaaaaacgaaaaCTTTTGAGCGCCAGTAGCAAATTCAACGAGAACTGTTGCATCCGATGTTGCGCAACGTTCGGATTATTTTTCAACCGAAAGCGAGTTTGCCACGGCTGTCGATTCAATGTGTGTAGTAATTGCTCTGAACCAGATAAACACGACAAATTGTTCATTTGTACTATTTGTGTCAAGCAGAG AGATTTACTCACACAATCCTGTGATTGGTTTTATACTGATGTCAATAAACGCTTTAAAAGATTCGGCAGCGCTAAAGTTGTGCGGTCTCTTCATAAACGCGAAT ctGATTCGGCGAGTGATTGCGGTGGATACAAACACACTTATTCAGACCGACCACGGCCGACAGTACAAG ACGTTCGTAAATCCGCAGATGAACCGGTAATTCAAGCGAGCTCCGATGTTGGCGTTAATTCAGAAATCCCTGACGGCGAAAATAAATCGCGTGCTCTCGTCGACTCCAGAATCAGTGCGGAGATATCTTCTTCGGAACATTCACATTCAGCACCGATCATTAGCCACCCCTCGGGCGCAAATAAAAAGCTAGAAAACGGTGATTACGACTGGCTGCAGTCGGACAACACGAAAGAATTGTTCGGGCAGGCGCGACTGGAAAAATGGCTTGATTCGACGGAGAATTCAGTCGAGCAGATGATTGCCGAACAACGTGATGCTGCATTGTCATCGT ATTCACCTGAAGATCATCTTTTGAACGCAAAAAATAGCCAATTACAAAGATACCAACATGAATTGATGGATGTAAGAggccaaattgaaaaattactaGCCAGCAACACTACAGAAAATGGTCATTCCGCGATAAATGCCG aaaatttggTTTTGGTACCCCTCAAAATACGCATCAGTAATGCACTTCGAAACTTAGCGCAAGGCTTGTATATGGCACACAACACAG GTGATGAAGAGTTTAACGATAATGAAGTCAACAAACAAGTTCAAGAGGCAGTAATCGAAGTGGTTGAAACGTATGTTggtgaaaaaatcaatttg CCAGTGGATGAATTTGATGAACTCACGTCAAGCGATGACGGTTCTGTTGTTGAATCAATACCAGAATCTCACACATCACAGGCACCGGTGCAAGATTCATTAGCTCAAGCTATTGTTGTCAAA ATAATCAATGATTACAATGAAGCTGAAGATGCTAAGATTGCGAAGATAAAAGAGGAAGAAGCGATTAGAGAGCTCGAAGAATTGGCTCTGTTTTCACAAGAAATTCAGTCGCATGTACAGATAACGAAGCCAGTTGTGAAAGAAGTCATTGAGGAAGTCAATTCGGATGATGAAAAAGACTCAGCTGAAGAAGAGGAAATTGTACCATTAAGCGTAGAACGGGAACAATACATGAGGACCCCGACTGAATTTTtcgacaaaaatgaaattgtttcaaataattataacCAAGAACCACCAAGTCCAAATTTCGGTCCTCATCCAAATTTCGTACAAACACAATTATTAGGGAAATCGTCACCATTGCCGAGTTTCGAGCCGTCTCCGTTAGGatatgatgaaattgatttcgaTAATTTTTCGTCGTTGAAGTTTGGCACATCAGATATCAACGGAGAGGAGCATTTGGGAGATAATGGTGACGAAGATATTGATGGTGAATTCAAGGCAAATAATTGGTTGTTAAAAGGCACAATGGGAGATGAGGAATATAAAATGGATACGTCCTCATCTGGATTTAAGATAACTATGCCACAGTTCAGTCATCGAGCTTCTCCCATGGTTGGAAACAG AGAAGTGGATGAACTTTCGGATTTGACAAGTGTTGGTGCAGATGATTTGACCGACGATGATGAAGGTGGTGATAATGATACCGTAGCCAGTTTATCGAGTGttgaagaattagaagaagAAACAGAGCACTGCGACAAAAATCTGCGGAAATCTGCAGAATTACCGGTCACTTCTTCAGAGTCGAATTCTAGTCAAACAGTTGATATGGATGTAAAAAATGACAATGTAAATATAGATGATGATAATAGTGTGTCTGCCGGTGTTGAAaggactgaaaataaaactgcaTTCGATGAAAAAACAGGTGTATTAAACAACGTGATTATAAAAGCTGTGGAGAATGTTGTTGTAAGTCAGGACGTTTGTACCGATCCTGTGTTCGATCGTTTGCCGGTAGATATAAGCGTTCCTGAGGGAGAGATGATGAGATTTTCTTGCCAAGTTTCCGGAACTTCTCCGATTG ACGTTTTTTGGTATCGAGATGGGGGAAAAGATATTGATCAGCTAGAAGACAATGATAAATACGATATCTATAGACATGGCAATGATTTTTATTTGGATGTGTATGATACCTGCGAGAAAGATGCTGGTGGCTATCTTTGTATTGGAATCAATGAACAAGGCCAATGTAGTCACACAGTACAAGGCAGAGTCACTG CTAATCTACTGGATAAACATAAACCTGAATTCATCAAATCCCTTGAAGATGTTGAAGTCATCGAAGGTCAAACTGCAAAATTTTTTGTCAAAGTCAAGGGATATCCGATTGCCAAAGTAACTTGGTACAAGGATGGTAAAAAGATCAAAGCTAATGATGAAAAGTTTAAGATGATCAAAATAGGAAATCGGCATCATGAATTAGTGATTAGCTGTGCAATGATTGAAGAAGATGCAGAGTATGCGGTCATTGCCAGTAATGTGGTAGGCAAGGCTAAAACTTATgcccaattgattgtggaacCAGCTCCTCAACAACAAGCAG AATCGCCTAAGAGGCCCATGTCTTTGCCTATTGCATCATCCACCCTCAATTCTAGTACGAGTGAAGTCAACAAATTAGACAGTTTATCGTACAAGGTTACCAAGACACGAAGCAATGTAACAAACACCGCAGAAAATGTGCTGACATCTGCTCAAAAG ATTTCGGACATTGATCGAGACcttgatgaaatggaaaatcgATTGGATAATATGGAGACAAATGTTATGTCTACTAATGCTGTACTAAAGAATAATCGTTATTtagatgacgatgatgacagTATTGAAGACATTTTAGCGAGATATACTGAGAAG aaaaaggCTGCTGCAAACATTCGAGCGGTTAcatcaacagcaatggatgTACTCGCTGATGCTGAACCAACAACAGTGAAAGAAACACCGAGATTTAGTACTCCAGTCGTTCAAGCTATAATAAAATCTGATAAAACGAATGTATCAACAGGGCAATATAACTTGAATCAAGTAAATTCAAACAATAATTATATCACTGAAGATACAACTGctgatgaaaatgaagttcAGTTAACAAATTATCGCAGTGTTTCCTCTTCACCGCCACCTATTCCTGCTTTGAATGAAAATCCCACCACTTCACTTCAACCTGAATCTGTCACTGAATCACAATATTCCCAACCGCTGTCGATTGAAATTGACAATGCTGCATACCACAAGCCACAAGAACAACGCTTAAAACCAAATGTTCATAAATTGGCGCCAAACATTCCGAGCAATGACAACGATGGGGATATGCTGATAGATTGTGGTCTGAAACGTGTTGATTCAAAACGGTATAAACGTGACTACCACATCAACAGAGCAGCAGTCGCTGAAAAGAAgaattctaatattaatcctccACCGCCGCACCAACAAGATACAAATGAAGTTGTGAAGAATGTTACTGagaaattggaaaattttgtCTGTGAAACAGAAGATGAG CCAAGTCAAGCAGCGGTATCATCTCCAGCAGCATGTGAGGAGGatgaaaatcagaaatat gtatATATGGTTGCCGGTGATATGTtttcattggaagaaaaaataaagaaattagaaTCGAAGATCAATGATGTTGGTGACGACACGTCTCCTGAGGTGATTGCTGCTCTTGAGGAAGAGGTTGCGCGAGCAGTCGCTCAGGTTTCACAGAGTGAAAAACGG GTGGCCCACATAGAAAGTCATGTTGGTGATCTGAACAATATTGTTTCAAACCCAGCATTTCAGTCGCAGTATTCATTCAACTCCGAGGCTGACTCGGTTGCAGACTCTGGCCTGTCTACCGGTGCAACAACTCCTGTTGATTTGATGTCCCCGAGATCAAGTTTGGAGCAGTCATCACCTATTTCCTATCCATCAAGCGTTAATGAAGAAAATGTACCTTTACCATCTGTCAAGCGACTTTCGGCTATATTCGATAGTGCTCCCGCACTTCCCTCTCCAAAATCAGCTCATTGCAAACGT GTAACTCATGATCCCATACTGTAA